Proteins co-encoded in one Papaver somniferum cultivar HN1 chromosome 5, ASM357369v1, whole genome shotgun sequence genomic window:
- the LOC113278945 gene encoding uncharacterized protein LOC113278945 — protein sequence MECIPSQGTAGYSGCLITIWDITRLELLDKRLGINSISCLFRFIGTGFKFILTNAYSPCDFNRTELFWNDLKEIRNWSNEAWCFVGDVNSVRSDAERNKPGGDLRNMSFLNNFIAEQELIDLPLHGSSYTWSNKHEDPLLCRLDRVLICTSFDSNKSSFKIENHWLEHPDFVKLVEVWWNSLEFAGTPSFVLFRKPQNLKYFIKNWSKITFGCVRKKEDELTGKIKILNDAEENVALSSVQREEKGIY from the exons ATGGAGTGCATTCCTTCACAGGGTACTGCCGGATACAGTGGTTGTCTCATAACAATTTGGGATATCACTAGATTGGAGCTGTTGGATAAGAGACTGGGAATTAATTCAATCTCATGTCTCTTTAGATTCATAGGCACGGGTTTCAAGTTTATACTAACGAATGCGTACTCGCCTTGTGATTTTAACAGGACAGAACTATTCTGGAATGACTTGAAGGAGATTAGGAATTGGTCTAATGAAGCTTGGTGTTTTGTTGGTGATGTTAACTCAGTTAGAAGTGATGCTGAAAGGAATAAACCTGGTGGTGATTTAAGAAATATGAGTTTTCTAAATAATTTTATTGCGGAGCAGGAGCTGATCGACTTACCTTTGCATGGGAGTTCTTACACCTGGAGTAACAAGCATGAAGATCCTCTTTTATGCAGACTAGATAGAGTTTTGATTTGTACGTCTTTTGATTC AAACAAGTCGAGCTTTAAGATCGAAAATCATTGGTTGGAACACCCAGACTTTGTTAAGTTGGTGGAAGTTTGGTGGAATTCTTTGGAGTTTGCAGGAACACCGAGTTTTGTTCTTTTTAGGAAGCCTCAAAACTTGAAATACTTCATTAAGAACTGGAGCAAGATCACTTTTGGTTGTGTAAGAAAGAAGGAAGATGAGTTAACAGGGAAAATAAAAATTCTGAATGATGCGGAGGAGAATGTTGCGTTATCTTCTGTTCAAAGGGAGGAAAAAGGAATTTAttaa